GGCTATTGGTGTATGAATTTGTTCCCAACAAAAGCCTCGACTTCTTCATATTTGGTAAGTCAAAACTAACGGAACCGAACCGTCTATTCTTCATTTATAAACATTCTAACTCGTTGAGAATATCGTATCTTTGCTTTGGTTTGTAGATGAAGTTGGGCGGGCACAATTGGATTGGGAAAAGCGACACAAAATTATAACAGGCATAGCTAGAGGACTTCTTTATCTTCACGAGGATTCACGTTTGACGATCATTCACCGTGATCTCAAAGCAAGTAACATTCTTTTAGATGCCGAGATGCATCCAAAGATATCAGATTTTGGCATGGCAAGATTATTTGAAGTGGATCAAACTCAGGACAATACTAGTAGAATTGTTGGAACCTAGTAAGTATTGGAATGCCCTGTGCcaaataatttatgttaatcACTGTCAATATATGTGATCTCTAAAGGTGATCTTAACAAAGTTGTCAATATTTGTACGTAACTGAGGTAATGAGATGGTCCATTTTGACATGCAGTGGATATATGGCACCAGAGTATGTCTTCTATGGACAATTCTCAGTGAAATCTGATGTTTATAGTTTTGGCATATTGGTTCTTGAGATTGTAAGTGGCCAGAAAAACAGTTGGGTGCAAAGAGGAGAGAATGAAGGGGATCTTCTAACCTATGTAAGTACTAATTATTCTTTGAATGACTGACTTTTTTTCCTTATCCTTAGGTTAGATTCCGTCAGTTTCTTATAGAATTGTAATCTTTAAGACTGAATCTGAATCAATATCTGTATTATTTATTGATGAACTGCTTGCAGATATGGCAAAACTGGAGGGAAGGGACAGTGTTAAAAACTATTGATCCAACAATTGCGGACAGTCGGAGAAATGAAATAGTGAGATTTATCCACATTGCGTTGCTTTGTGTTCAGGAAAAAGTGGCTGATAGACCAACCATGGCCTCTATTGTGCTCATGCTTAGCAGCCACTCTGTTTCGCTTCAATTGCCCTCTCAGCCTGCTTTCTCCGTTGTAAGCAGAAATTTCTCAGTCATTCAATCAGAAGATTATGATCCTGAGGCAAGTGCATAGACTGAATCAAAGGCTCAATCTGCCAAAGCATCACTGAACCAGATTAGTTATAAAATGTAATGAAGTGACCCTTGTGTAGATTCCAACTCCAGTTACcaatttattctttcttttaacCATAATAAGTTATCTATAAGATTCTCTTTTTCTAATACCACCTTATTTTATCTGGTTCgtataagaaaatcaaataaaagtgggtggaagcaaatgcatttttgtccatttttatccctttttcattttattttaaactttgttaGAAATATAGGCCCAAGTCCTACGTCTTCGACAATCTTTCAGATAATCCAATCACCATGTTAGATTGAATCTTCTTTATATCGAAATcattaaacaataatataattatattattcatttaaatgtgtttttgaaatagtaaataatCCGATTAATTAAATGACAAATAATATTGTCTACTTTTAAACAATTAttctgaaaagtaaaataaaaatattttaaaatttagcatTTTAgcaaaataacaaatttaaaattaatgaccCAATTTACTCCATTCAATCCAATccgataaaaaaatgaaattaaatttttatgtactaaaaaaattagaaattcaaattaacttatGATATTCAATTAGCAATCTCATActactaattaaattatttcataattgatcattaatcaacacaaaaaacaccacaatatatatatatatatatatatatatatatatatatatattacaacaaaatattaatttacataATTGTTAAGCgaaagatatttaataataaaaatatttattttattattcctgcatgatattattatatgtatactCTACTTTATTTTGTTGCTAATTTGTGGATGATTTTTAtgtatattgtttattttaatattttaagcattaaaatatcaatataataaaaatatgacatCTACtacaatgtttatttttattttaattgattttaatctttaTCGCTACAAATATTACCATcgatttaattttgtttaattgatcTTTAAGTTTTCGGTGTGTCTATAAATAGAAAGTTGAATTTGGATAGGATCGAATTGTTTGCTCTTTTTTTAGGATAATTCCTTTTGCCATTCATTCCCTTCTTGCTGTATTATTTTGACCCGCCTAACTTATGTATGGAGCCAAAgtgtttttgttcttctttgttTAAGCGGAAATGATTAATATCtctactaataaaatataactttaaggTTTAAGTATCTCTAAGCATGTCAACATTTCGTTGGTTTGTGGACTCGGTTGTTATGAATTTCTCCACTAGTtacgaaaaaataaaaataaaaaacattttttcattaaattaaatatgagttaattaatatatgaaaaaatattttcattcaaattataaaatagtctaattgagttatataGTAATTTTCAACCGTAGAATTCCTATATTTTATACTCGGTAACAAATACCACATAAAGATAAATACACTTTTAAAGGGTAGGTATTATAATGTCTATCTTTCGTAGGCAAAGATTCCAGCTGTCTAAGACAAATGAATTCTCCTGACAGCTTTGTCTGTACCTAAAATTTAGTCAAATCCTAACCGTTAATgggatattaaaaaataactaaaatgatGGTTGAGTTGAATGGTATGCATATCGTGGTGAAGTGAACCACCACTTCAAAATTTCGGGTCAAACACAAACTAATTGTCAAGTAAGcagattaaaaacaaattaccaATGGCAGCCACATCACCCGACATGGTTGACAGTGTCAGTGAAACATCATCCATACTTTGTTGAAAACACATACAACATCACAACATCTTAACATCTCAATACACCATGGTCTCTCCGAGagttctttctttcctttttctactCTTTACTCTCACATCTCAGGCTAATGCGAAGCCAGAATATCCATACTCTGTTTGCATCACAGAAGGTGGAGAGTATGCCCCTGATAGCACCTACCAGACCAACCTTCACACTGTTCTTTCAAGGATTATTTCCGACACCCAGATTGACTATGGCTTCTACAACTCCTCCTATGGCCAAGATTCTGATAGAGTCTACGCAACTGCCCTTTGCAGAGGAGATGTCACCCCACACACTTGCCTCACTTGCCTCAACAATTCTCGTTTACTTCTCCTAAAACAGTGTCCCCGTCAAAAACGTGCAGTGGGAGGATATGGTGAATGCATGTTGCACTATTCATATCGCTCAGTATTAGGTTACTATGATTCTGATTTCCGGGTCTACTTGCGTAGTGAAACCAATGTAACAGACTGGGATCAGTACAGTTATGTGCTGAAGAAGTTGCTGCCAATACTAAAAGTGAAAGCTGCGACAACTGATTCCAACTTGAATCGCAAATATGCTTCTGGAAATGCAACAGGTCCGGATTCTCAAACTGTATATGCTGCTGTTCAGTGTGCACCAGACTTGACAGAGGCAGAATGCAATGACTGCTTGGGTGGCGCTATTTCAGAATTACCAAAATGTTGTAATAGCAGATCCGGTGGAGTGGTTATTAAATTCAGGTGTAATTTCAGATACGAGAACTTCAGTTTTTATGAGCCTATGGCTGACACACAAACGCTACAGTTGTCACCACAAGGATCTCCATCTCCTCCTTCCCCTTCACCATTCACCACTAAAAATTCCCCAGAGAGTACTTATCATGGTATTAATTGTTACATGGTTAGAAGTGAATATATTGATCATCGAGTAGCATCTATTTGGCCCAAGTAAAACTTCACACACAACTACATATGTTGGAAATGATTTCTTTTACTGTTATTCCAATgtaggaaagaaaaagattgtaACTAAGTACTATAGTTGTTTCAGACTTAAAAAATCTAGAAGCTTTGTGGTATCTTGAATTGTTTGTCTCTCGACTCAGTTTCATGACTAAATTGAGTTGTCTTCAAGATAAAGATTATAGTAACCAGAAGAGTTTCTTGGGTTTATGCAGGAAAAAGCAGCAAATTACAAGCTGTCATCGCGAAATGCGTTGTGCCTATTGTTGTCTTTTTTGGGTTGCTGATCTTTATTTGCATCTATTTAGGAGTGAGGAAGCCAACAAAACATTTTCAGAGTAAGTTCAGATATTTATTTAACGTTTGATGTAAAGAGTCAATCAATATTTTCTATTCCATTTCTTTCTTTGGTAGTTTGAAACCTAATCAAAATACGAAGAAACGAGAgctgttttatttttctcctcGTTGACATGGATATTTCAAAGAATGGGATTTTGTTTGTTAAAATATGTACTAAACCATAAGttaagaacaaaataattttctagAATCAATTGCTTACATGTCCTACTTTAAAACCCCTTTCTCATCTAGGTGAAGCTAAGGCTGATAAAGAGTCGTTACTAATAAACTTTGACACCATCAGAGTCGGTACAAACAACTTCTCCGACGCAAACAAGATTGGACAAGGTGGATTTGGACGTGTTTACAAGGTAAACATTGCATcattacaattaaatttatctgtataataaaatattgtatggAAAGATTGTTGGCCCATTTTAGATGCATAAACACTGATAGTCTGTTACTAATCAGGGGAAGCTGTTCAATGAACAAGAAGTAGCAATCAAAAGGTTATGTAGCATCTCTGGTCAAGGAGATACTGAATTCAAGAATGAAGTGTTTTTGATGTCAAGGCTTCAACACAGAAATTTAGTAAGGCTCCTTGGTTTctgttttgaaaaagaagaacgTCTCCTTGTCTATGAGTTTCTTCCCAATAAAAGCCTTGACAACTTCTTATTTGGTAAGTTGACTTCTTAAACTGGAAGTCCTTTACATTATATCTTTAGCATGACTGAATGAAGAAAGGTTTTGACTCtagtttaaaagaaatttcGAATGATTGCACCATGTAGATCCCATCAAGCGCGCACATTTGGATTGGAAAACACGCTACAAAATAATTGAAGGCATTGCACGCGGCCTTCTATATCTTCATGAGGATTCTCAGCAGAGGATTATTCACCGTGATCTCAAATTGAGTAATATTCTTTTAGATGCAGATTTGAATCCAAAAATTTCAGATTTTGGCTTTGCAAGACTTTTTAATGTGGATCAAACTCAGGTTAAAGCAAGTAAAATTGCTGGAACCTAGTAAGTGTCAAGATATGTAAAACATTTTAGTTTCTAATCTGTATCCTTGAGTAATAGAGATGAGGAGCCTGGATTATTATCAAGAGAAGGGTAATGTTTGTGATTTGTATCTAATCGAGTGTATCCTTATTGAAATGCAGCGGATACATGGCACCTGAGTATGCAAGACATGGAAAACTCTCAACGAAGTTAGATGTATTTAGTTTTGGTGTAATACTACTAGAGATTGTAAGTGGTCAAAAGAATGGTGGATTCCGAAATGGAGAGAATGTGGAGCATCTACTAAGCTTTGTATGTCTACCTTCTTTATCCTCTGTCTTTATAATGTTTATGATAGAGCATTAGGCATTAACTGAAATGGTAGAAGTAGAAAACTGGGACTAATGTTCTGTAAAATGAACTACTTTCAGGCTTGGACAAACTGGAGGAATGGGAGAGCAGCTAATATTATAGATCCCACCTTAAATAATGCTTTGGGAGATGAAATAGTGAGATGCATTCACATTGGATTACTTTGTGTTCAAGAAAAGGTTGCTGATAGACCAACAATGGCTTCGGTGGTCCTTATGCTTGATAGCCACTCTTTCGCTCTACCAGTTCCATTGCAACCTGCCTATTTTATGATTACTAGATGTTCATCGGTCTACCAGTTCTCGGAGTTCGGTTGTTTGGAAACAGGATCAAATGAACAGAAAATTGACTCTGCTGATGCATCCACAAACGAGGCTTCAATTAGTAGTTTATATCCTCgttaaatgtaaattatatgATCATAGTCAAAGGAATTGTTCAACACCATGAATGTACCAGGAAAAACAGTTCATTAGTGCTTGGTATGAGAAGAATGAGGAATTGTTCAACACCATTTCGGTGAAAAGAATTGATCTTATGCAAACTCTTATATTTGAGAAGGAAGAGTGAGCTGTTAGAAGTCTATGCAATAATAAATAAGACTCAACATTAGAGTTATCTTCATTCAGAGATGAGATTGGGTCAAGTTCTAAAAATTTacagaaatataatttaaaatatttatttgactcTATTTTCACTCAAAAAGAAATTTTCGCTCTAATTAGAATTTTAAAGAAGTGTTTCTTTACTTAAATGGGTATGattcttatttaattgaataagatttaacaaaaaaaaattaaatactcgctaaaaatattaagaatgagttgaatttatttgaattcGCTCTTGAACACCCAAACGTTGAGTTTGTTTTGAGAAAAATGATtcataaatacatttaataaaaaataaaaaggaaaatataattaatttttctactaattaaaattaaattatacataaattgaaaatcaaatttgaaaaagttgaaCAGAAAATAATTCCAACCAATTAATTGGAGCATATATAACCCTTTTGCTTATAAGTTAAATGTTGATAATCTTACTTATTTTGATCTTTACATggataattaattttctttcattacaAAGAAATGTAAGTTAAATTGACCAGTAATGCATGTGTGAATTTTCGGTCCAACACTTACTGCCGTGACCAAGACGCATGACAGATGAAACTCTGACATCTTCTAAGACGTGAGGACTGGGCAGAAAGACTAAGTATATATACTTTTACAATTCACTGTTATTATGTCGCTATTTCTAGCTAAAAGACAAATTGTTAAATTGTCGCAGCGTGGACAACAGCTTCCAGCTGGACTGccatttttaaaaagaagaaattagttatttttagtttaaaaattataatttaatattgtttgtgAAGAATAGACTATGATGTagattgtaaaatattattagaattagaattcaaaacaataaatcaTTGGATTGTAAGTGTTTGGTTGAAATTCCTAGCTCTTGGCTCCTTTTCTGCCTTAAATTCCAGGTACACATGGTCTGAGTCATATGTAGTTTTGATGCCTGGAAACGAATAGCACAACATTGTACAGCATGGTCTCTGAAACAGTGCTCTTTTTCCTGTCCCTTCTTGGTATTCTTATATCTGAAGCTATTGCCGAGCCAGATTACCAATACAATTACACAGTCTGCTACCAAAGTGGAGACTATGCTCCTAATGCCACCTACCACACTAACCTCAACACTGCTCTTTCAAGGCTCACTTCTAACACCCAAATTGATTATGGCTCCTACAACTCCTCCTATGGCCAAGACTCTGATAGAGTCTACGCAACTGGCCTTTGTAGAGGAGATGTTAGCCCACATACTTGCGTTACTTGCCTCAACCATTCTGCCTCCCTTCTCTTAAAGCACTGTCCACATCAGAAGGAAGCTGTGGGAATATTTGATTTATGCATGTTACATTATGCAAATTACTCGATATTTGATTACCAAGACTCTAGTTTCCGCGTTTATTTTTGGTGGGAAACTAATGTAACAGATTGGAATCAGTACAGTTATGTGCTGAACAAGTTGCTGTTAAAACTAAGAGAGAAAGCCGCATCGGCTGACTCCTTTCACGGAAGTAAATTTGCTGCAGGAAATGCAACTGGTCCGAGTTCTGAAACTGTGTACGCCGTTGTTCAGTGCTCACCTGAATTGACCGTGGCAGAGTGCGACGACTGCTTAGGTGGTGCCTTTTCAGAAATATCCAAATATTGTACTAACAGAATAGGTTGCGCAATTGTTAAATTGAGCTGTAATTTCAGATATATGAACTCCAGCTTCTCTGAGCCTACTGCGGATACACTAGCACTACAACTGCCACCACAAGGATTTGCATCTCCTCCTTCATCATCACCTACACCATCCACCACTTCAAACTCTTCCGAGATTTCTTATCATGgtactaatttttataatttgcaACATGGTTTGAATTACTACTGATTCCCAATTTAGTACATCTTAAGTAAAGTTAAACCTCTCTCGGACATATATGTCGAGggagattttattatttagtacaTAAGGCTATTTTAGACTTAAAAAATTCCAGCACCTTAGAGGTATCTTCAATTTCTTGTCCCTCTGTTTGGTGACTAAATTTTGATATCTCTCTGACGAGGATTTTTTACCCAGAAGAGATGTTCGGTTTATGCAGGAAAGAGCAACAGATCACAACCTGTCAACGCCAAGTACGTTGTTGTGCCAGTTCTTGTCTTTACTGGGAcgctgatttttattttcatctatttAAGAGTCAGGAAgacaagaaaatattttgggagtaAGTTCAGATGTTTATTTAATCTGTTGTATACGAGTTGATATTTTTCCTGCAAGATGAAtcaattttccttttcctttttcttggcACTGACAAGGAATATGACATTTAAGAGAGATTTTCTCTAAAATAACTTTACCAACATGGAGTTAGgaacaaaaaccaaaaagggaatacaactatttttaataaatgaattgcTTACATATGGTACTTGATCTATTGAATAATTGCCTTGGAAAATCTTACTTTTGCATGCTGGACTTTTGATTTCCATTTGACAAACTCAACTGTAATAGCTTAAAACTATCTCCCCCATCCAGGTGAAGCTAAGGTCGATGATGAAATTATACAATTAGAGTCGTCTCGATTTGACCTTGACGCTATCAGAGTCGCTACAAACAACTTCTCTGATGAAAACAAGCTAGGACAAGGAGGATTTGGACCTGTTTACAAGGTAAACATTCCACCCTTACGATTAAATTTATCTTACTGTCAAAACGTGATTGTTGACCAATTTTACATGCACGAAACACTGTTACCATGACATCTTCAGGGCACGCTCTTCAGTGAACAAGTAGTAGCAGTCAAAAGGTTATGTAGCAACTCTGGCCAAGGAGATATTGAGTTCAAGAATGAAGTACTATTAATGTCAAGGCTTCAGCACCGAAATTTAGTTAAGCTCCTTGGTTTCTGTTTTGAAAGAGAAGAACGACTCCTTGTCTATGAGTTTCTTCCCAACAAAAGTCTTGACAACCACATATTTGGTATGCTAGTCAATCACATAATTTCTTCTGCATGACTAAATGAAGAAAGGTTTTTACTCTAGTTTAAAACATTAAGTCATTGTACTCATTGGCAAATAGATCACATCGGGAGAGCACGTTTGGATTGGAAAAAACGCTACAGTATAATTAAAGGCATTGCTTATGGCCTTCTTTATCTTCATGAGGATTCTCAGCAGAGGATTATTCACCGAGATCTCAAATTGAGCAATATTCTTTTAGATGATGACATGAATCCTAAGATTTCAGATTTTGGTTTTGCAAGGCTTTTTAATGTGGACCAAACTCAGTTTAATGCAAGTAAAATTGCAGGAACCTtgtaagtattaaaatattataagctGTTTAGTTTCTTATACGTGTCCTTAACTAGTACAGGCGAGGAGAATGGACTATTTGTCCAAAGAACAGGTAATGATTGTAGGCAATTGAGCCTGTTCTTATTGACATGCAGTGGATACATGGCACCTGAGTATGCAAGACACGGAAAACTCTCGATGAAGTTAGATGTCTTCAGTTTTGGTGTAATAATACTAGAGATTGTAAGTGGCCAAAAGAATGGTGGATTTCGTAATGAAGAGAATGTGGAGCATCTATTAAGCTTCGTATGTCTACCCTTTTAATCTTCTCTGACTTTGTAAGGTTTATAACGGAGAATTAGGCATTAACTAATCCACTTAAAATGGTAAAAGTGAAAAACTGGAACTAATGTTCTTTTCATATGAACTTATTGCAGGCTTGGAAAAACTGGATGAAAGGGAGAACAGCAAATATTATAGATCCCACCTTACATAATGGTTTGAGAGATGAAATAGTGAGATGCATTCACATTGGACTACTTTGTGTTCAAGAAAAGGCTGTTGATAGACCCACAATGGCATCGGTGGTGCTTATGCTTGATAGCCACTCTTTTGCTCTACCAGCTCCATTGCAACCTgcttattttatgaaaaatagtcGCTTAACAGCTATCCAGTTTTCGAGGTGTAGTTCTACGGAAACAGGGTCAAGTGAACAGAAAAGTTACTATGCTGATGGATCAGCTAATGAGGCTTCAATTAGTAGTCTATATCCTCGTTAAATATGAATCACATGATTATACTCAAATGTAATGATCGTTACTGCAATTAAATGTACAAAGCTATAAAGATAGACGATCTTTTCTAGTGCTAAGAAGGTTGAAGAATTTGTTCAACGGCCATTCTGTAAAAAAGATCTACTGTTCTGATTCTCTTTAAATACATTCATCTATTTGATTGATTAGTGTATTTAATTAGGAAATGCAAGATTAAAGGCGGGTGGGTATGGGTGGAGGAGATGCATTTCATTTTGtagacaataaaaaaagaagcaaagatGGCTGTTTGAAGAACTTATCCGTAATTGTTTTTAgtcaaaagataaaagaatgttagttttaacttataaaaatactttattttttttctcctaaacATATTTAGAGAGAAAATTATCCACCCAGATCCAAGATAAATATTTCCACACAAATCTTACATTGTTTCTTTTGAATGACTagatgaagaaaaggtttttttgactctaaactttaaataattgtaCTCGTGTCGGCATATAGATCCCACGAAGCATGCACAATTGGGCTCTTTTGCTTATAAAAATTTTTGagcgtgtatatatatatatatatatatatatatatatatatatatatatatatatatatatatatatatatatatatatatatatattttcctgATGCTACCCATTCAAAGTAAGGACTTGGTATTGTTTTACTGAGCggtaaattaataatttcttcCTAGAGTGATACGTAGCTGACATGGTCTTTCTATAACACAAGCAGGAACGAATTCAGGAGTTTCTGAATTTAAAAAAGGATACAAATTATAATCACAATAcgttaatcaaaatttaaagcaTTTCACCTGGTCTGAACAAGAACAATTCAAAGCATTAAGAACACGCATGGCCCAGTCTCAGTTTTACAGTTTCTTCCGTTCCAAAACATATGTGACCTCTTCCTCCAATTCTATGATAAAGTTTCGTTTCATACATATGTGCCAAACAAATTTTGCTTATAAAAGTATCAACAACACAAATCTTACTCACCAAATTAATCTCTGAAAGAACGCAAACACAATGGCCGTTTTTGTTTCCTCAAGGTTGCATTCCTATGTTTGTTGCCTCCTTTTCATAGTCATATCTCAAGCCAGCGCGCAGCCACGTTTCTTAGATTCCTTCTGTCTCATTGGTGAAGGCAACTTCACAGCCAACAGCACTTATCACACCAACCTCAACACCCTTTTGTCCAATCTCACTTCCAACACACAGATCGACTATGGTTTCTACAACCGCTCCTACGGCGAAAACAGTGAGAAAGTATACGGCATTGGGTTGTGCAGAGGAGATGTTAAAACAGATGAATGCCGCAGCTGCATAAACAATTCAACGGTCCTTCTCACACAGCTCTGTCCAAACCAGAAAGAGGCAATTGCGTGGTATGACAAGTGCATGTTGCGTTACTCAAACCGTTCAATAGTTGGCCTTATGGAAACTTTACCTTTGTTTTATACGTTGGAGTTAGCGAATGCAACAAACGTGGACCAGTTCAATCAAGTGTTGGACAACTTGGTGGAGAATCTAACAGGCATAGCTGCTGCATCAGGTGACTCTCGTCGTAAGTATGCTGCCGGAAATGCAACTGCAACAAATTTAGAAACCACCATATATGGTGTTGCGCAGTGCACTCCTGACTTGTCTCAACAAGACTGCAACCGGTGCTTGGTTGATGCTTTCTCAAGAATCGCAAGCAGCGGCAAGATAAGTGGTAGAGTTTCAACACCAAGTTGTAATATTAGATATGAAACCTTTCGCTTCTATGATGAACCTTCTACCACCGCAGATGCACCAGCACCGTCACTATGATGCCCTTCCACTTGGGCTTTCTGGCCCAATGAGCTTAAGCCTCTTATTCATTCAAAAGCTTTTAATTGACTTCTGaaaattcaacaattttagcgaggtaattttatttaaattcgtATGGTAAAAGaatgttgatttttattttatttgcatttttcaGCTGAAGCAATTGTATTAGAGATAACAATATTTCAATTAACGTATGATGAAGctgaataaacaataaaatttatatttgccTTAAATCCGTTCCCATATGACGtcaaagaagaaattaaaattgctgAGTCATTGCAATTCAACTTTCCAGATATATGCAGtcataaagaaaatgaagtttCAATATATTTCGCAAGATTTTGGTCATGCTCTACTAATTAATACTCATTCACCATCACTACTTGTATTATGAACGGTTTATCATTACCCTAccttaaaaattgataaaagaaataaaaatatttttataatgagtaattatttaaatttaaaaaagtaattactaaatgataaaactgaaaaatagttcttttataatgaattattatttttaatttaaaaa
This genomic interval from Vigna radiata var. radiata cultivar VC1973A chromosome 8, Vradiata_ver6, whole genome shotgun sequence contains the following:
- the LOC106770672 gene encoding cysteine-rich receptor-like protein kinase 10 isoform X4; amino-acid sequence: MRCAYCCLFWVADLYLHLFRSEEANKTFSEVGTNNFSDANKIGQGGFGRVYKGKLFNEQEVAIKRLCSISGQGDTEFKNEVFLMSRLQHRNLVRLLGFCFEKEERLLVYEFLPNKSLDNFLFDPIKRAHLDWKTRYKIIEGIARGLLYLHEDSQQRIIHRDLKLSNILLDADLNPKISDFGFARLFNVDQTQVKASKIAGTYGYMAPEYARHGKLSTKLDVFSFGVILLEIVSGQKNGGFRNGENVEHLLSFAWTNWRNGRAANIIDPTLNNALGDEIVRCIHIGLLCVQEKVADRPTMASVVLMLDSHSFALPVPLQPAYFMITRCSSVYQFSEFGCLETGSNEQKIDSADASTNEASISSLYPR
- the LOC106771827 gene encoding putative receptor-like protein kinase At4g00960, which produces MVSETVLFFLSLLGILISEAIAEPDYQYNYTVCYQSGDYAPNATYHTNLNTALSRLTSNTQIDYGSYNSSYGQDSDRVYATGLCRGDVSPHTCVTCLNHSASLLLKHCPHQKEAVGIFDLCMLHYANYSIFDYQDSSFRVYFWWETNVTDWNQYSYVLNKLLLKLREKAASADSFHGSKFAAGNATGPSSETVYAVVQCSPELTVAECDDCLGGAFSEISKYCTNRIGCAIVKLSCNFRYMNSSFSEPTADTLALQLPPQGFASPPSSSPTPSTTSNSSEISYHGKSNRSQPVNAKYVVVPVLVFTGTLIFIFIYLRVRKTRKYFGSEAKVDDEIIQLESSRFDLDAIRVATNNFSDENKLGQGGFGPVYKGTLFSEQVVAVKRLCSNSGQGDIEFKNEVLLMSRLQHRNLVKLLGFCFEREERLLVYEFLPNKSLDNHIFDHIGRARLDWKKRYSIIKGIAYGLLYLHEDSQQRIIHRDLKLSNILLDDDMNPKISDFGFARLFNVDQTQFNASKIAGTFGYMAPEYARHGKLSMKLDVFSFGVIILEIVSGQKNGGFRNEENVEHLLSFAWKNWMKGRTANIIDPTLHNGLRDEIVRCIHIGLLCVQEKAVDRPTMASVVLMLDSHSFALPAPLQPAYFMKNSRLTAIQFSRCSSTETGSSEQKSYYADGSANEASISSLYPR
- the LOC106770672 gene encoding putative receptor-like protein kinase At4g00960 isoform X1, whose protein sequence is MVSPRVLSFLFLLFTLTSQANAKPEYPYSVCITEGGEYAPDSTYQTNLHTVLSRIISDTQIDYGFYNSSYGQDSDRVYATALCRGDVTPHTCLTCLNNSRLLLLKQCPRQKRAVGGYGECMLHYSYRSVLGYYDSDFRVYLRSETNVTDWDQYSYVLKKLLPILKVKAATTDSNLNRKYASGNATGPDSQTVYAAVQCAPDLTEAECNDCLGGAISELPKCCNSRSGGVVIKFRCNFRYENFSFYEPMADTQTLQLSPQGSPSPPSPSPFTTKNSPESTYHGKSSKLQAVIAKCVVPIVVFFGLLIFICIYLGVRKPTKHFQSEAKADKESLLINFDTIRVGTNNFSDANKIGQGGFGRVYKGKLFNEQEVAIKRLCSISGQGDTEFKNEVFLMSRLQHRNLVRLLGFCFEKEERLLVYEFLPNKSLDNFLFDPIKRAHLDWKTRYKIIEGIARGLLYLHEDSQQRIIHRDLKLSNILLDADLNPKISDFGFARLFNVDQTQVKASKIAGTYGYMAPEYARHGKLSTKLDVFSFGVILLEIVSGQKNGGFRNGENVEHLLSFAWTNWRNGRAANIIDPTLNNALGDEIVRCIHIGLLCVQEKVADRPTMASVVLMLDSHSFALPVPLQPAYFMITRCSSVYQFSEFGCLETGSNEQKIDSADASTNEASISSLYPR
- the LOC106770672 gene encoding putative receptor-like protein kinase At4g00960 isoform X3; the protein is MTAWVALFQNYQNVVIADPVEWLLNSGKSSKLQAVIAKCVVPIVVFFGLLIFICIYLGVRKPTKHFQSEAKADKESLLINFDTIRVGTNNFSDANKIGQGGFGRVYKGKLFNEQEVAIKRLCSISGQGDTEFKNEVFLMSRLQHRNLVRLLGFCFEKEERLLVYEFLPNKSLDNFLFDPIKRAHLDWKTRYKIIEGIARGLLYLHEDSQQRIIHRDLKLSNILLDADLNPKISDFGFARLFNVDQTQVKASKIAGTYGYMAPEYARHGKLSTKLDVFSFGVILLEIVSGQKNGGFRNGENVEHLLSFAWTNWRNGRAANIIDPTLNNALGDEIVRCIHIGLLCVQEKVADRPTMASVVLMLDSHSFALPVPLQPAYFMITRCSSVYQFSEFGCLETGSNEQKIDSADASTNEASISSLYPR
- the LOC106770672 gene encoding putative receptor-like protein kinase At4g00960 isoform X2, whose translation is MVSPRVLSFLFLLFTLTSQANAKPEYPYSVCITEGGEYAPDSTYQTNLHTVLSRIISDTQIDYGFYNSSYGQDSDRVYATALCRGDVTPHTCLTCLNNSRLLLLKQCPRQKRAVGGYGECMLHYSYRSVLGYYDSDFRVYLRSETNVTDWDQYSYVLKKLLPILKVKAATTDSNLNRKYASGNATGPDSQTVYAAVQCAPDLTEAECNDCLGGAISELPKCCNSRSGGVVIKFRKKQQITSCHREMRCAYCCLFWVADLYLHLFRSEEANKTFSEVGTNNFSDANKIGQGGFGRVYKGKLFNEQEVAIKRLCSISGQGDTEFKNEVFLMSRLQHRNLVRLLGFCFEKEERLLVYEFLPNKSLDNFLFDPIKRAHLDWKTRYKIIEGIARGLLYLHEDSQQRIIHRDLKLSNILLDADLNPKISDFGFARLFNVDQTQVKASKIAGTYGYMAPEYARHGKLSTKLDVFSFGVILLEIVSGQKNGGFRNGENVEHLLSFAWTNWRNGRAANIIDPTLNNALGDEIVRCIHIGLLCVQEKVADRPTMASVVLMLDSHSFALPVPLQPAYFMITRCSSVYQFSEFGCLETGSNEQKIDSADASTNEASISSLYPR